The following are from one region of the Halomonas qaidamensis genome:
- the rpmE gene encoding 50S ribosomal protein L31: MKQGIHPNYNTVTASCSCGASFQVGSTSGQDFSLDVCSNCHPFYTGKQKQATTGGRVERFNKRFGAAVKRG, encoded by the coding sequence ATGAAACAAGGTATCCACCCGAATTACAACACGGTCACCGCTAGCTGTTCTTGCGGTGCAAGCTTCCAGGTTGGTTCTACCTCTGGTCAGGACTTCTCTCTGGACGTGTGCTCCAACTGCCACCCGTTCTACACTGGTAAGCAGAAGCAAGCGACCACTGGTGGCCGTGTAGAACGCTTTAACAAGCGTTTTGGCGCTGCTGTTAAGCGCGGCTAA
- the argS gene encoding arginine--tRNA ligase, with amino-acid sequence MKDTIITLLEGAIDALKHQGVLPDDLQPTIKVDPTKDKAHGDYATNLALMLAKPAAKKPRELADLLVAALPASDAIQKTEIAGPGFINFFAATDAAAQIVAQVLDSGDAFGRSLIGKGEKVQVEFVSANPTGPLHVGHGRGAAIGDCICRLLEATGYDVTREFYYNDAGAQIKNLALSVQARAKGLGPDDPSWPADGYRGEYIVDVANDYMAGKMVTADDREVTAKADANDLDAIQAFAVAWLRREQDLDLKAFGVEFDVYFLESSLYQDGKVEATVEKLVANGHTYEEDGAMWLRTTAFGDDKDRVMRKREGGYTYFLPDVAYHLNKWQRGFKTVINEQGADHHSTVTRVRAGLQALEVGIPKGWPDYVLHQMVMVTRSGVEVKLSKRAGSYVTVRDLIDEVGRDATRFFLAARRADSQLTFDIDLARSQSNDNPVYYIQYAHARVSSMLRKAEDAGQPFNHGVALANLALLDSDQEKAVLNRLARYPEVVENAAKNREPQQVAQYLLDLSGDFHTCYNAVKVMVEDDTLRNTRLALGLATKQVLRNGLDLMGVSAPEEM; translated from the coding sequence ATGAAAGACACCATTATTACTTTGCTAGAAGGCGCAATTGACGCGCTTAAGCACCAAGGCGTGCTGCCCGACGATCTACAGCCGACGATTAAAGTTGATCCGACCAAAGATAAAGCCCACGGCGACTACGCCACCAACCTAGCCCTTATGCTGGCAAAGCCTGCAGCAAAGAAACCTCGCGAGCTTGCCGACCTATTGGTTGCCGCCCTACCCGCCAGCGATGCCATTCAAAAAACCGAGATTGCAGGCCCTGGTTTTATTAATTTTTTTGCCGCTACTGATGCAGCCGCGCAAATTGTTGCTCAAGTGCTCGATAGCGGCGATGCCTTTGGACGCAGCCTGATTGGCAAAGGTGAGAAGGTTCAGGTGGAGTTTGTTTCTGCCAACCCGACAGGGCCACTGCACGTTGGTCATGGTCGAGGCGCAGCAATAGGCGACTGTATTTGCCGCCTATTGGAAGCCACGGGCTACGATGTGACTCGCGAATTTTATTACAACGATGCCGGCGCTCAGATCAAAAACCTAGCGCTGTCTGTCCAGGCTCGCGCCAAGGGCCTTGGGCCCGATGACCCAAGCTGGCCAGCAGACGGCTATCGTGGTGAGTACATTGTTGATGTGGCTAATGATTATATGGCTGGCAAAATGGTGACAGCCGATGATCGTGAAGTCACTGCGAAAGCAGATGCTAATGACCTTGATGCCATTCAAGCCTTTGCTGTGGCTTGGCTGCGCCGTGAACAAGACTTAGACCTGAAAGCATTTGGCGTTGAATTTGATGTCTACTTCCTTGAGTCATCGTTGTATCAAGATGGCAAAGTCGAAGCGACCGTCGAAAAGCTCGTTGCTAATGGCCATACCTACGAAGAAGATGGCGCTATGTGGCTGCGCACGACTGCCTTTGGCGATGACAAAGACCGAGTAATGCGTAAACGGGAAGGAGGCTATACCTATTTCTTGCCGGATGTGGCCTACCACCTGAATAAGTGGCAGCGCGGCTTTAAAACCGTGATTAATGAGCAGGGAGCTGACCACCACTCCACGGTTACTCGTGTTCGTGCAGGCTTGCAGGCACTGGAAGTTGGCATTCCAAAAGGCTGGCCCGACTATGTCCTCCACCAAATGGTCATGGTGACCCGCTCAGGCGTAGAGGTAAAACTGTCCAAACGTGCTGGCAGCTATGTCACCGTGCGCGACCTGATTGATGAAGTTGGCCGTGATGCTACCCGCTTCTTCCTGGCGGCCCGCCGAGCGGATTCACAGCTCACGTTTGATATTGACCTGGCTCGCTCGCAATCGAACGATAACCCGGTTTACTACATCCAATACGCCCATGCACGGGTATCTAGCATGCTGCGTAAAGCCGAAGATGCAGGCCAGCCCTTCAACCACGGTGTTGCTCTAGCTAATCTTGCGTTGCTTGATAGCGACCAGGAAAAGGCCGTGCTTAACCGCTTGGCACGCTACCCAGAAGTGGTTGAGAATGCTGCCAAAAATCGCGAACCGCAGCAGGTTGCTCAGTACTTATTGGATCTTTCAGGGGATTTCCACACCTGCTACAACGCCGTTAAGGTCATGGTCGAAGATGACACTCTGCGCAACACACGCTTAGCCCTTGGTTTAGCAACCAAGCAGGTGCTACGCAATGGGCTGGACCTTATGGGGGTTAGCGCCCCAGAGGAGATGTAA
- a CDS encoding valine--tRNA ligase yields the protein MEKTYQPEQIETRWYERWEADNRFAPTGRGKPFSIMIPPPNVTGSLHMGHAFQDTIMDTLTRWKRMQGNNTLWQVGTDHAGIATQMLVERKIAAEEGKTRHDLGRDAFIDKVWEWKEESGGHITRQLRRMGASVDWSRERFTMDDGFYKAVQEVFVRLHEEKLIYRGKRLVNWDPTLHTAISDLEVENKEQQGSFWHFRYPLADGVKTTDGNDYLVVATTRPETLLGDTGVAVNPDDARYASLVGKFIELPLVGRRIPIVADEHADMEKGSGCVKITPAHDFNDYEVGKRQNHLLINVFTKDATILERAEIFDLKGTPQPDEDATLPAKYAGLDRFEARKQIVADMDALGLLEQVEAVNNTLPYGDRSGDVIEPLLTDQWFVAVETLAKPAIEAVENGDIQFVPKNYENMYFAWMRDLQDWCISRQLWWGHRIPAWYDAEGNVYVARSEEEAREKHGLSADVTLTQDEDVLDTWFSSGLWTFGTLGWPEKTPELETFHPSSVLVTGFDIIFFWVARMIMMTLKFTGEVPFKTVYVHGLVRDGQGQKMSKSKGNVLDPIDLIDGITLDALLEKRTGNMMQPRQAKAIAKATKDEFKDGIEAHGTDALRFTFLSQATTGRDIKFDMNRLDGYRNFCNKLWNASRYVLMNAEGEDCGTEGGDVELSLADRWIISQLQKTETQVTKAMDEYRFDHASQALYEFVWNEYCDWYLELSKPVLWDENASAEAKRGTRRTLVRVLETILRLAHPMMPYISEEIWQRVAPLAGTFVGDGASIMLQAWPEADESKIDEQATRDIEWLKGVIIAVRNIRAEMNIAPGKPLDVLLTKGKPEDAQRLESNRHFLAKLAKLESATWLSNPDDAPLCATQLVGDMEVLVPMADLIDKDAELKRLAKEIDKQDKLIGGIEKKLGNEGFIAKAPEAVVEKERGKLAEFQAAKKLLEEQQVKIAAL from the coding sequence ATGGAAAAGACCTACCAACCCGAACAGATCGAAACCCGCTGGTACGAACGCTGGGAAGCCGACAACCGCTTCGCCCCAACAGGCCGCGGTAAGCCGTTTTCGATCATGATTCCACCGCCTAACGTGACCGGCAGCCTGCACATGGGCCACGCGTTCCAGGACACCATTATGGATACCCTGACGCGTTGGAAGCGGATGCAGGGCAACAACACCCTGTGGCAGGTAGGCACCGACCACGCCGGAATCGCCACGCAAATGCTGGTTGAGCGTAAAATTGCCGCGGAAGAAGGCAAAACCCGCCACGACCTGGGCCGCGATGCGTTTATCGACAAGGTATGGGAGTGGAAAGAGGAGTCCGGCGGCCACATCACCCGCCAGCTGCGCCGCATGGGCGCCAGCGTTGATTGGTCCCGCGAGCGCTTCACGATGGATGACGGCTTCTATAAAGCCGTGCAAGAAGTGTTCGTGCGCTTGCACGAAGAAAAGTTGATCTACCGTGGCAAACGCCTGGTTAACTGGGACCCTACCCTACACACCGCGATTTCCGACCTGGAAGTGGAAAACAAAGAGCAGCAGGGCAGCTTCTGGCACTTCCGCTACCCGCTGGCCGATGGCGTCAAAACCACCGATGGTAACGATTACCTGGTCGTGGCAACCACTCGCCCTGAAACCTTGCTAGGCGATACGGGTGTCGCGGTTAACCCCGATGATGCTCGCTATGCTTCGCTGGTCGGCAAATTTATCGAATTGCCGCTGGTCGGCCGCCGCATTCCTATCGTTGCCGACGAGCACGCCGATATGGAAAAAGGCTCCGGCTGCGTAAAGATCACCCCGGCCCACGACTTCAATGACTACGAAGTCGGCAAGCGCCAGAACCACCTGCTGATCAATGTGTTCACCAAGGATGCCACCATCCTTGAGCGCGCTGAAATCTTCGACCTAAAAGGCACTCCCCAGCCCGACGAAGACGCCACCCTGCCCGCCAAATACGCAGGGTTGGACCGTTTTGAAGCGCGTAAGCAAATTGTTGCCGATATGGACGCTCTGGGCCTTTTGGAACAGGTAGAAGCCGTCAACAACACCCTGCCCTATGGCGACCGTTCCGGCGATGTGATCGAACCGCTGCTCACTGATCAATGGTTTGTTGCGGTAGAAACGTTGGCCAAGCCCGCCATTGAAGCGGTAGAAAACGGCGACATCCAGTTCGTACCGAAGAACTACGAAAACATGTACTTCGCTTGGATGCGCGACCTGCAAGACTGGTGTATCTCCCGCCAGCTGTGGTGGGGCCACCGCATTCCTGCCTGGTACGACGCGGAAGGCAATGTCTACGTTGCCCGTAGCGAAGAGGAAGCCCGCGAGAAGCACGGCCTTTCGGCAGACGTCACCCTGACCCAAGACGAAGACGTCCTCGACACCTGGTTCAGCTCGGGCCTGTGGACGTTTGGCACCCTAGGCTGGCCAGAAAAAACCCCAGAACTGGAAACCTTCCACCCCTCCAGCGTGCTGGTGACCGGTTTTGACATTATCTTCTTCTGGGTCGCCCGGATGATCATGATGACCCTCAAGTTCACTGGCGAAGTCCCGTTCAAAACCGTTTATGTGCACGGTTTGGTACGCGACGGTCAGGGTCAGAAAATGTCCAAATCCAAAGGCAACGTACTGGACCCCATCGACCTGATTGACGGCATCACGCTAGATGCGCTGCTGGAAAAGCGCACCGGCAATATGATGCAGCCGAGACAGGCCAAGGCCATCGCCAAAGCAACCAAGGACGAATTTAAAGACGGCATTGAAGCCCACGGCACCGATGCCCTGCGCTTTACGTTCCTTTCCCAGGCAACCACCGGGCGCGATATTAAGTTTGATATGAACCGCCTGGATGGCTATCGCAACTTCTGCAACAAGCTGTGGAACGCTTCACGCTACGTGCTTATGAATGCCGAAGGTGAAGATTGCGGAACAGAGGGTGGCGACGTTGAGCTTTCACTGGCCGACCGCTGGATTATTTCCCAGCTGCAGAAAACCGAAACCCAGGTCACCAAAGCGATGGACGAGTACCGCTTTGACCACGCTTCCCAAGCGCTGTATGAGTTTGTCTGGAACGAGTACTGCGACTGGTACTTGGAGCTTTCCAAGCCTGTTTTATGGGACGAAAACGCCAGTGCGGAAGCCAAACGTGGCACCCGCCGTACGCTGGTCCGCGTACTGGAAACTATTCTGCGCCTCGCTCACCCGATGATGCCCTATATCTCAGAAGAGATCTGGCAGCGCGTTGCACCACTGGCCGGCACCTTCGTCGGTGATGGCGCGTCGATCATGCTCCAAGCCTGGCCGGAAGCCGACGAAAGCAAAATCGACGAACAGGCCACTCGGGATATCGAATGGTTGAAAGGCGTGATTATCGCAGTGCGTAACATCCGCGCCGAGATGAACATTGCCCCTGGCAAACCGCTGGACGTACTGCTCACCAAAGGCAAGCCGGAAGACGCCCAGCGCTTGGAAAGCAACCGCCACTTCCTAGCCAAGCTGGCCAAGCTAGAAAGCGCCACCTGGCTGTCCAACCCAGACGACGCACCGCTCTGCGCAACGCAGCTAGTGGGCGATATGGAAGTGCTGGTGCCGATGGCGGATCTCATCGACAAAGACGCCGAACTCAAACGCCTGGCTAAAGAAATTGACAAGCAGGACAAGTTGATCGGCGGTATCGAGAAGAAGCTCGGCAACGAAGGCTTTATCGCCAAAGCCCCAGAAGCCGTGGTGGAAAAAGAGCGTGGCAAACTCGCTGAATTCCAAGCTGCCAAAAAGCTGCTGGAAGAGCAACAAGTGAAGATCGCGGCGCTGTAG
- the hslV gene encoding ATP-dependent protease subunit HslV: MTTIVSVRRGNHVVLAGDGQVSLGNTVMKGNASKVRRLYRGKVLAGFAGGTADAFTLFERFEAQLEKYQGHLTKAAVELAKDWRTDRALRRLEALLAVADHSASLIITGNGDVVEPERGIIAIGSGGNFAQASARALLENTELSAREITEKSLEIAGDICVFTNHHVTLEELNINDR; this comes from the coding sequence ATGACCACTATTGTATCCGTACGCCGTGGTAACCACGTTGTTCTGGCAGGCGACGGCCAAGTATCGCTGGGCAACACCGTAATGAAAGGAAATGCCAGCAAAGTACGTCGTCTTTACCGTGGCAAGGTGCTAGCAGGCTTTGCTGGCGGCACCGCCGACGCCTTCACGCTATTTGAGCGATTTGAAGCGCAGCTCGAAAAATACCAAGGGCACTTAACCAAAGCCGCCGTTGAGTTGGCAAAAGACTGGCGTACCGACCGAGCGTTACGCCGCCTGGAAGCACTACTGGCCGTAGCTGACCACAGCGCCTCACTGATTATTACCGGTAACGGTGATGTGGTTGAGCCTGAGCGCGGCATTATTGCGATTGGCTCTGGCGGCAACTTTGCCCAGGCAAGCGCCCGTGCGTTGCTGGAAAACACTGAGCTTTCTGCGCGTGAAATTACTGAAAAGTCACTCGAAATCGCCGGCGACATCTGCGTGTTTACCAATCACCACGTGACGCTCGAAGAGCTGAACATCAACGACCGTTGA
- a CDS encoding SPOR domain-containing protein produces MASPKEKPTRRGATTQRKASKRSGGGGFKIPGWLWGIAGVAAGFFLAQHQHGTAPWQAQEDTPQATVLPKPADSDERSAARQTESVTEPAMPTFEFYTLLPDTEVIAPGVSLPSTVNRPEAAAQQAQTASSNDDTATSETTTSNASARQNDDPIAQVIAANMRPEEQVAAAQQATASPSSTPNRYMLQAASFRELSDAEQLRSRLRNLSLLAQVSEVKANGDTWHRVQVGPYEDTRELNRAQDLMSTQGIEPLLIQLQN; encoded by the coding sequence ATGGCGAGCCCTAAAGAAAAGCCTACCCGCCGAGGTGCAACCACTCAGCGTAAAGCCAGCAAACGCTCAGGGGGTGGCGGTTTCAAAATTCCCGGCTGGCTTTGGGGGATAGCAGGCGTAGCAGCAGGCTTTTTTCTGGCACAGCATCAACATGGCACGGCCCCCTGGCAAGCGCAGGAAGACACACCCCAAGCAACGGTGTTACCCAAGCCTGCCGATAGCGATGAACGTAGTGCAGCGCGCCAAACAGAGAGCGTTACCGAACCGGCTATGCCCACGTTTGAGTTTTACACGCTGCTGCCAGATACGGAGGTTATTGCTCCAGGTGTGTCGCTACCATCAACTGTAAACCGTCCTGAAGCGGCAGCACAGCAGGCTCAAACGGCCTCAAGTAATGACGACACGGCAACCAGCGAAACAACGACTAGCAACGCCAGCGCGCGTCAAAACGATGATCCTATCGCACAGGTTATTGCCGCTAACATGCGCCCTGAAGAGCAAGTGGCTGCGGCTCAGCAAGCAACGGCCAGCCCCTCTAGCACACCTAACCGCTATATGCTGCAGGCTGCCTCATTTCGGGAATTAAGCGATGCCGAGCAGCTGCGCAGTCGTCTACGCAATTTAAGTCTGCTTGCCCAGGTTAGCGAAGTGAAGGCCAACGGCGATACCTGGCACCGCGTTCAAGTAGGCCCTTATGAAGACACCCGTGAGTTAAATCGCGCCCAGGATTTGATGAGTACACAAGGTATTGAGCCTCTACTGATCCAATTACAGAACTAG
- a CDS encoding primosomal protein N' produces the protein MPPPDPLPGTAYGFEKTANRLTAPSYRFRAAAHSSKLNAGGQLSDSVSTQARPQDATSSPFQVLKVALPSPLRRLFDYLPTRQPPACGWVVGLRVRVPFGRREVVGVVAELANGSELPRTKLRAISEVLDDAPLPNDWQWLCHFAARYYQHSLGDTMQLAMPARLRQGHPMGGRMQTLWLPLSRGDELSLQRAPKQAELYALLCQHPHGLASRAVTAHGFTREQLLALQKKGFAQPQETTLAATPPAGGNLLASPSLPLNREQASALAVLHEKLENYHPCLLEGVTGSGKTEIYLQLIEALAAKGKQSLVLVPEIGLTPQTLARFKSRFRVPVMALHSGLTDLERLDVWEAAANGRALVIIGTRSAIFTPLKNPGAIIVDEEHDGSYKQHDGLRYNARDLAVARAHYHNIPLLLGSATPSFESLQQALSGTYRHLRLTQRPSRHPPAKLELIDLRHQRRQGGLLPGAITAIKNTLKAGKQALVFINRRGFAPTLACHSCGWIAECGQCDSRMTLHRQPPLLACHHCDSRRALPDACPECGSGDLRALGSGTERTEETLQGLFPNVTVHRIDRDSTRKKESFEQILKEIQRGEPCLLVGTQMLAKGHHLPHVTLVVVVNADGGLYAADFRAMEHSAQLLEQVAGRAGRAAHPGRVLVQTLHPDDPHLGQLAEHGYGALARSLLEERRIAKLPPFCFMALLRFESPNEEAAISLAQQAALALREWLTMVNLAVRCLGPVPAPMERRQNRYHIHIMLAADKRSQRHTAANWLVQWLEANRDARKVRWSIDIDPQTLA, from the coding sequence ATGCCGCCACCTGATCCGTTGCCAGGCACCGCATACGGGTTTGAAAAAACTGCTAACCGGTTAACCGCTCCATCCTATAGATTCAGAGCGGCCGCGCATTCTAGCAAACTAAACGCCGGAGGCCAATTGTCCGACTCTGTTTCTACCCAGGCACGCCCTCAAGACGCGACGTCATCACCTTTTCAAGTATTAAAGGTCGCACTGCCATCGCCGCTGCGACGATTATTTGACTATTTGCCAACACGCCAGCCTCCCGCGTGCGGCTGGGTGGTGGGTCTTAGAGTGCGCGTACCCTTTGGCCGCAGAGAAGTAGTCGGCGTGGTGGCAGAGCTTGCCAACGGCAGTGAATTGCCTCGCACAAAGCTACGTGCTATCAGCGAGGTGCTAGACGACGCCCCACTGCCCAACGACTGGCAGTGGCTATGCCATTTTGCCGCCCGCTATTACCAGCACAGTTTAGGCGACACGATGCAGCTAGCCATGCCCGCCCGGTTGCGCCAGGGCCATCCCATGGGGGGAAGAATGCAGACGCTGTGGCTCCCGCTGTCACGGGGTGATGAACTATCGCTTCAGCGAGCACCCAAGCAAGCCGAGCTGTATGCCCTGCTGTGCCAGCACCCACACGGGCTGGCTAGCCGGGCAGTCACTGCCCATGGTTTTACCCGAGAGCAACTTCTAGCTTTGCAGAAAAAGGGCTTCGCCCAACCCCAAGAAACCACATTAGCCGCAACACCGCCCGCTGGCGGCAACTTGCTGGCCTCGCCATCGCTTCCGCTGAATAGAGAACAAGCCTCGGCACTTGCTGTATTGCATGAAAAACTCGAAAACTACCATCCTTGCTTACTTGAAGGCGTGACTGGAAGCGGTAAAACTGAAATTTACCTTCAGCTAATTGAAGCCCTCGCCGCTAAGGGCAAACAGTCACTGGTACTGGTGCCTGAAATAGGCCTCACGCCGCAAACCCTAGCGCGTTTCAAGAGCCGCTTTAGGGTACCGGTCATGGCGCTGCATTCTGGGCTTACCGACTTGGAGCGACTGGATGTATGGGAAGCCGCTGCCAATGGCCGCGCACTCGTCATTATTGGCACCCGCTCAGCTATTTTTACTCCGCTCAAAAACCCAGGCGCCATTATCGTTGACGAAGAGCATGATGGCTCTTATAAACAGCACGATGGGCTTCGCTACAACGCTCGAGATTTAGCCGTTGCCAGGGCTCACTACCACAATATTCCCCTGCTATTAGGCAGTGCCACGCCCTCCTTCGAAAGCTTGCAGCAGGCGCTTTCAGGAACGTATCGTCATCTGCGGCTTACCCAGCGCCCTAGCCGTCACCCGCCTGCCAAGCTTGAATTGATTGACCTACGCCACCAGCGGCGCCAAGGCGGGCTTCTGCCTGGCGCTATCACCGCCATCAAAAACACCTTAAAGGCAGGCAAGCAGGCACTGGTGTTTATCAACCGGCGGGGGTTTGCACCAACGCTTGCCTGCCATAGCTGTGGCTGGATAGCCGAGTGCGGGCAATGCGATTCACGCATGACGCTGCACCGGCAGCCGCCACTTCTAGCCTGCCACCATTGTGATAGTCGGCGCGCGCTGCCAGACGCTTGCCCCGAGTGTGGCAGCGGTGACCTGCGCGCTCTGGGCAGCGGCACCGAACGCACCGAAGAAACGCTTCAAGGCTTGTTCCCAAACGTTACTGTGCACCGTATTGACCGCGACAGTACACGTAAAAAAGAGAGTTTTGAGCAGATACTCAAGGAGATTCAGCGGGGCGAGCCTTGCTTGCTTGTTGGCACCCAAATGCTCGCTAAAGGCCACCACCTGCCCCATGTCACGCTGGTGGTGGTGGTCAATGCCGATGGCGGCCTCTATGCTGCTGACTTTCGCGCCATGGAACACAGCGCGCAGTTGCTCGAACAAGTCGCCGGACGCGCTGGGCGCGCAGCTCATCCAGGACGGGTTTTGGTACAAACCCTACACCCCGATGACCCGCACCTGGGCCAGCTTGCTGAGCATGGTTATGGCGCACTCGCACGCAGCTTATTAGAAGAGCGCCGTATCGCAAAACTGCCGCCTTTTTGCTTTATGGCCCTGCTACGCTTTGAAAGCCCTAACGAAGAAGCTGCTATCTCTTTGGCTCAGCAAGCTGCTCTGGCTCTAAGGGAATGGTTAACAATGGTAAATCTAGCGGTTCGCTGCTTAGGCCCTGTTCCTGCACCCATGGAGCGCCGCCAAAACCGTTATCATATACACATCATGCTGGCAGCGGATAAACGTAGCCAGCGTCACACGGCAGCTAACTGGCTGGTACAGTGGTTAGAGGCAAACCGAGACGCTCGCAAAGTACGTTGGTCTATCGATATTGACCCGCAAACTCTTGCATAA
- the hslU gene encoding ATP-dependent protease ATPase subunit HslU: protein MTQMTPREIVHALDQYIIGQQDAKRAVAIALRNRWRRMQLNDELRPEVTPKNILMIGPTGVGKTEIARRLAKLARAPFIKVEATKFTEVGYVGRDVESIIRDLMEAAIKMVREHAKEEVGHRAEDAAEDRVLDALLPPPRGQEDKPREDSGTRQTFRKKLREGQLDDKEIDIEVSSHGQGIDIMTPPGMEEMTSQLQSLFSNMGQQKREQRRVTVKEALVLLRDEEASKLVNEEEIKARAVEAVEQHGIVFLDEIDKVAKGSGQSSGGEVSREGVQRDLLPLIEGSTVSTKYGMVKTDHILFIASGAFHLSRPSDLIPELQGRLPIRVELDALTPGDFKRILTEPSASLTKQYQALLATEGLDIEFTPDGIERIAEISWQVNEGTENIGARRLHTVLERLLEEASFKGGDMDSPLVIDADYVNAQLGELAVDEDLSRYIL from the coding sequence ATGACCCAGATGACCCCCCGCGAAATCGTCCATGCCCTGGATCAATACATTATTGGCCAGCAGGATGCCAAACGCGCCGTCGCTATTGCCCTGCGCAACCGTTGGCGCCGCATGCAGTTAAACGATGAGCTACGCCCGGAAGTGACGCCAAAAAATATTCTGATGATTGGCCCTACCGGCGTGGGTAAAACGGAAATTGCTCGTCGCCTTGCCAAACTGGCCAGAGCACCCTTCATCAAGGTCGAAGCCACTAAATTTACTGAAGTGGGCTATGTGGGCCGCGATGTTGAGTCGATTATTCGCGATTTGATGGAAGCTGCGATCAAAATGGTTCGCGAGCACGCTAAGGAAGAAGTTGGCCATCGCGCTGAGGATGCCGCTGAAGACCGCGTTCTAGATGCATTACTCCCGCCGCCCCGTGGCCAGGAAGATAAGCCTCGGGAAGATAGTGGTACGCGTCAAACCTTCCGTAAGAAGCTGCGAGAAGGCCAGCTGGATGATAAAGAGATCGACATTGAAGTCTCTTCACATGGGCAAGGCATCGACATAATGACGCCGCCTGGCATGGAAGAGATGACCAGCCAACTACAGAGTCTGTTCTCTAACATGGGTCAACAAAAGCGTGAGCAGCGCCGCGTGACCGTTAAAGAAGCGCTGGTGTTACTACGCGACGAAGAAGCTAGCAAACTGGTCAATGAAGAAGAGATCAAAGCTCGTGCTGTCGAAGCCGTCGAGCAGCACGGCATTGTGTTCTTGGATGAGATCGATAAAGTTGCCAAGGGTAGCGGTCAGTCCAGTGGCGGTGAAGTCTCTCGTGAAGGCGTGCAGCGTGACCTGCTGCCGCTGATCGAAGGTTCTACCGTCTCGACCAAATACGGCATGGTCAAAACAGACCATATTCTATTTATCGCTTCCGGTGCCTTCCACCTGTCGCGTCCCTCGGACCTTATTCCTGAACTACAGGGACGCTTGCCGATCCGTGTAGAGCTAGACGCGCTGACACCTGGCGACTTCAAGCGCATCCTCACTGAGCCATCAGCGTCACTTACAAAACAGTATCAAGCGCTGCTGGCCACTGAAGGACTAGATATTGAGTTCACCCCTGACGGTATCGAGCGCATTGCCGAAATTTCCTGGCAGGTGAACGAAGGCACTGAGAATATTGGTGCTCGCCGTCTACACACCGTGCTGGAACGGTTGCTAGAAGAGGCCTCGTTTAAAGGTGGCGATATGGATAGCCCGCTGGTCATTGATGCCGATTACGTCAATGCCCAACTGGGTGAGCTAGCAGTAGACGAAGACCTATCGCGCTATATTTTGTAA